One Deltaproteobacteria bacterium DNA window includes the following coding sequences:
- a CDS encoding response regulator → MYKHNIMVVDDDKRLLKLLNKALELANYNVSTFESAKSAFKSLDESIPDLIISDLMMPGISGIEFCKMCKADKRVANTPFIILTAFNDKKFLISGLDAGATDYLVKPINFKVFLPKIAAILKQVNTTATLFSVLLVDSSPVLLNVTKRKLLEAGFFVTTANRADDAIECIHTRIYNLIISGVELKGMDGLHFCKHLKGSVFKETPFVLFTGKISNELLEKGVAAGVNDFWEKTVSPEGLVAKVKAVARQHDFSKDFQGGLEGHLTDMSSLELIQTIGINKKTGILSLIGPDLEGHIHFCDGNITDAATAKSKGESAFFSLITLASHGSFHFIPTECEKDIVIKEGFQGLLMEGAKLLDDMGRILGQAIIATEKKPKDIDKEEETFFSHIDGKQTFEIIIGKSCVEPYRGFEILKNLVSEGFVHSPLEEEENAGKGPDDLF, encoded by the coding sequence ATGTACAAACACAACATCATGGTAGTTGATGACGACAAGCGTCTCCTGAAGCTGCTCAACAAAGCATTGGAATTAGCCAACTACAATGTTTCCACCTTTGAAAGCGCAAAAAGCGCCTTCAAGAGCCTCGATGAGAGTATACCTGATCTTATTATCTCCGACCTGATGATGCCGGGAATAAGCGGCATTGAGTTTTGTAAAATGTGCAAAGCCGACAAGCGGGTTGCCAATACGCCTTTTATTATTCTCACCGCCTTCAATGATAAAAAGTTTTTAATTTCCGGGCTCGATGCAGGCGCCACTGATTATCTTGTTAAACCGATAAATTTCAAAGTCTTTTTGCCCAAAATAGCCGCTATATTGAAGCAGGTAAATACAACTGCCACCCTCTTTTCCGTTCTTCTCGTAGACTCAAGCCCTGTACTTTTAAACGTAACGAAGCGCAAGCTCCTGGAGGCCGGTTTTTTTGTGACAACGGCAAACAGGGCAGATGACGCCATTGAGTGTATTCATACACGTATTTATAACCTTATTATCTCAGGTGTAGAGCTAAAGGGGATGGATGGATTGCATTTTTGCAAACACCTTAAAGGGAGTGTCTTCAAAGAAACGCCCTTTGTGCTCTTTACAGGCAAAATCAGTAATGAACTCCTTGAAAAAGGAGTGGCTGCAGGCGTCAATGATTTTTGGGAGAAAACGGTAAGTCCCGAGGGGCTGGTAGCAAAGGTCAAAGCTGTCGCCAGGCAGCATGATTTCTCCAAAGATTTTCAAGGCGGTCTGGAGGGTCATTTAACCGATATGAGCTCTTTAGAACTGATTCAAACCATTGGTATAAATAAAAAAACGGGCATATTATCGCTTATAGGGCCTGACCTTGAAGGGCACATCCATTTTTGTGATGGGAATATTACAGACGCAGCCACGGCAAAATCGAAAGGTGAATCTGCTTTTTTTAGCCTTATTACACTTGCTTCCCATGGCAGCTTTCATTTTATACCGACTGAATGTGAAAAAGATATCGTTATAAAAGAGGGCTTCCAGGGCTTGCTCATGGAAGGGGCCAAATTGCTGGACGACATGGGACGGATACTGGGACAGGCGATCATAGCAACCGAAAAAAAACCAAAAGATATAGACAAGGAAGAGGAAACTTTTTTTTCTCACATAGATGGCAAGCAAACGTTTGAAATAATTATTGGGAAGAGTTGTGTTGAACCATACCGGGGATTTGAAATATTAAAAAACCTGGTCAGTGAAGGCTTCGTTCATTCCCCCCTTGAAGAAGAGGAAAACGCCGGAAAGGGGCCTGATGATTTATTTTGA
- a CDS encoding chemotaxis protein CheW, whose amino-acid sequence MTDVTNKTLSDVNPDSDAEKRENVQLVSFVLGEEFFGVNILLVQEIITVPEITRIPNSPSFIEGMINLRGRLLPVVDLRKRLYVGKEFFDRKTRILVIQIEDKITGFLVDSVEAVMSVPADSIEAAPEIVTIGIETQYITGISKLDDRMIILLDFKRLFNKEEMTSLDHIKKNLGDKEDTPEA is encoded by the coding sequence GTGACCGATGTAACAAACAAGACATTATCGGATGTAAATCCCGACTCCGATGCTGAAAAGCGCGAAAATGTGCAGCTTGTCAGCTTTGTGCTTGGTGAGGAGTTTTTCGGTGTCAATATCCTGCTGGTGCAGGAAATTATTACCGTACCTGAAATCACCCGTATTCCAAACTCTCCCTCCTTTATCGAGGGTATGATCAACCTCCGCGGAAGGTTGCTTCCCGTCGTTGACCTTAGAAAGCGTTTGTATGTGGGCAAAGAGTTTTTTGACCGCAAAACCCGCATTCTGGTTATCCAGATAGAGGATAAGATTACAGGCTTTCTCGTTGACTCCGTAGAAGCCGTAATGAGCGTCCCTGCCGATTCCATTGAGGCGGCGCCTGAAATAGTTACCATAGGCATTGAGACCCAATACATTACGGGCATAAGCAAACTGGATGATCGAATGATCATTCTCCTCGACTTTAAGCGCCTCTTCAATAAAGAGGAGATGACAAGCCTCGACCATATCAAAAAGAATCTGGGAGATAAGGAGGATACGCCTGAAGCGTGA